One Rosa chinensis cultivar Old Blush chromosome 3, RchiOBHm-V2, whole genome shotgun sequence DNA window includes the following coding sequences:
- the LOC112194815 gene encoding probable caffeoyl-CoA O-methyltransferase At4g26220 isoform X1 gives MCVSVCVYMRKRHSPFTPSQQRTSSKLTALQILNPETMEYTGNKKILPNPVLLQDEELYKYLLDTSVYPREPEPLKELRQATAKLPNACFGTSPDAGQLMAMLLKLGNAKKTIEVGVFTGYSLLLTALAIPHDGKIMAIDRDRTTYEIGLPIIQKAGVEHKIDYIESPALPVLDNLLGEPKNEADFDFAFVDADKGNYWNYHERLMKLVKIGGIVVYDNTLWGGTVAKPEEVVPENKRELRRHAVEFNKLVSADPRVEISHASIGDGIIICRRIC, from the exons ATGTGTGTGtcagtgtgtgtatatatgagAAAAAGACATTCACCTTTTACACCAAGCCAGCAGAGGACTAGTTCAAAACTCACAGCTCTCCAGATTCTAAACCCCGA GACAATGGAGTACACTGGAAACAAAAAGATTCTGCCTAATCCAGTCTTGCTGCAAGATGAGGAATTATATAAG TATCTACTAGATACTAGTGTGTACCCGAGAGAACCAGAGCCACTCAAGGAGCTGAGGCAAGCTACTGCAAAACTCCCCAA TGCTTGCTTTGGTACTTCACCTGATGCAGGTCAGTTAATGGCCATGCTCTTGAAACTTGGGAATGCAAAAAAGACAATTGAAGTTGGAGTTTTTACTGGCTACTCTCTTCTCCTTACCGCTCTCGCAATTCCTCATGATGGCAAG ATCATGGCCATAGATAGAGATCGCACAACATACGAAATAGGCCTCCCAATCATACAAAAAGCTGGAGTGGAACACAAAATCGACTACATTGAATCACCAGCTCTGCCTGTTCTTGACAATCTCTTGGGGGAGCCAAAGAATGAGGCTGATTTTGACTTTGCGTTTGTTGACGCTGATAAAGGAAATTATTGGAATTATCATGAGAGGCTGATGAAGTTGGTGAAGATCGGAGGGATTGTTGTATATGATAACACGCTGTGGGGAGGGACAGTGGCTAAGCCTGAAGAGGTTGTTCCAGAAAACAAAAGGGAGTTGAGGCGTCATGCGGTTGAGTTTAACAAGTTAGTTTCAGCTGACCCTCGAGTTGAAATATCTCATGCTTCTATAGGTGATGGGATCATCATCTGCAGACGCATTTGCTAG
- the LOC112194815 gene encoding probable caffeoyl-CoA O-methyltransferase At4g26220 isoform X2, whose translation MEYTGNKKILPNPVLLQDEELYKYLLDTSVYPREPEPLKELRQATAKLPNACFGTSPDAGQLMAMLLKLGNAKKTIEVGVFTGYSLLLTALAIPHDGKIMAIDRDRTTYEIGLPIIQKAGVEHKIDYIESPALPVLDNLLGEPKNEADFDFAFVDADKGNYWNYHERLMKLVKIGGIVVYDNTLWGGTVAKPEEVVPENKRELRRHAVEFNKLVSADPRVEISHASIGDGIIICRRIC comes from the exons ATGGAGTACACTGGAAACAAAAAGATTCTGCCTAATCCAGTCTTGCTGCAAGATGAGGAATTATATAAG TATCTACTAGATACTAGTGTGTACCCGAGAGAACCAGAGCCACTCAAGGAGCTGAGGCAAGCTACTGCAAAACTCCCCAA TGCTTGCTTTGGTACTTCACCTGATGCAGGTCAGTTAATGGCCATGCTCTTGAAACTTGGGAATGCAAAAAAGACAATTGAAGTTGGAGTTTTTACTGGCTACTCTCTTCTCCTTACCGCTCTCGCAATTCCTCATGATGGCAAG ATCATGGCCATAGATAGAGATCGCACAACATACGAAATAGGCCTCCCAATCATACAAAAAGCTGGAGTGGAACACAAAATCGACTACATTGAATCACCAGCTCTGCCTGTTCTTGACAATCTCTTGGGGGAGCCAAAGAATGAGGCTGATTTTGACTTTGCGTTTGTTGACGCTGATAAAGGAAATTATTGGAATTATCATGAGAGGCTGATGAAGTTGGTGAAGATCGGAGGGATTGTTGTATATGATAACACGCTGTGGGGAGGGACAGTGGCTAAGCCTGAAGAGGTTGTTCCAGAAAACAAAAGGGAGTTGAGGCGTCATGCGGTTGAGTTTAACAAGTTAGTTTCAGCTGACCCTCGAGTTGAAATATCTCATGCTTCTATAGGTGATGGGATCATCATCTGCAGACGCATTTGCTAG